In Nocardioides conyzicola, one genomic interval encodes:
- the rpsK gene encoding 30S ribosomal protein S11: MPPKSRTAAGAKKVRRKEKKNVAVGEAHIKSTFNNTIVTITDPTGAVISWASAGTVGFKGSRKSTPFAAQMAAEAAGRRAMEHGMKKIDVFVKGPGSGRETAIRSLGAIGLEVGTIQDVTPTPHNGCRPPKRRRV; this comes from the coding sequence ATGCCTCCCAAGAGCCGCACCGCGGCTGGCGCCAAGAAGGTGCGCCGCAAGGAGAAGAAGAACGTCGCCGTGGGCGAAGCCCACATCAAGAGCACGTTCAACAACACCATCGTCACGATCACCGACCCCACTGGGGCGGTCATCTCGTGGGCCTCGGCCGGCACCGTCGGCTTCAAGGGCTCGCGCAAGTCCACCCCGTTCGCTGCGCAGATGGCCGCTGAGGCTGCCGGACGCCGGGCGATGGAGCACGGCATGAAGAAGATCGACGTCTTCGTCAAGGGCCCGGGTTCGGGCCGCGAGACGGCGATCCGGTCCCTGGGTGCGATCGGCCTCGAGGTCGGCACCATCCAGGACGTCACGCCTACGCCCCACAACGGCTGCCGCCCGCCCAAGCGTCGCCGCGTCTGA
- a CDS encoding DUF2786 domain-containing protein, whose protein sequence is MTTTDDHPILAKVRKLLALAEDPAATTHEAETYTAKAAQLIADYGIDQALLAAADPAADLVGDRILDLDAPYAADKADLLSTIATLLRCRAVTRTRHTVAGKERSMHLFGHASDLERTELLYTSLLLQSATGLARTPVPRGEHAAAFRRSWLAGFRMAVGRRLSAAEARAESEAAPRFAAAGRSTGLVLADRSAQVESTMHAAYPRVTTARPRSLSGSGMADGWAAGQRADLGGRPVERTTKARHLER, encoded by the coding sequence ATGACCACGACCGACGACCACCCCATCCTCGCCAAGGTGCGCAAGCTGCTGGCGCTCGCCGAGGATCCCGCCGCGACCACCCACGAGGCGGAGACCTACACCGCCAAGGCCGCCCAGCTGATCGCCGACTACGGCATCGACCAGGCGCTGCTCGCGGCGGCCGACCCGGCGGCCGACCTGGTGGGCGACCGCATCCTCGACCTCGACGCGCCGTACGCCGCCGACAAGGCCGACCTGCTCTCCACGATCGCCACGCTCCTGCGCTGCCGCGCCGTCACCCGGACCCGGCACACGGTGGCGGGCAAGGAGCGCTCGATGCACCTCTTCGGGCACGCCTCCGACCTCGAGCGGACCGAGCTGCTCTACACCAGCCTGCTGCTCCAGAGCGCCACCGGGCTGGCCCGGACGCCGGTGCCCCGCGGCGAGCACGCCGCCGCCTTCCGCCGCTCGTGGCTGGCGGGCTTCCGGATGGCCGTCGGCCGCCGCCTCTCCGCCGCCGAGGCCCGCGCCGAGAGCGAGGCTGCCCCCCGGTTCGCGGCCGCCGGTCGCTCCACCGGCCTCGTGCTCGCCGACCGGTCGGCCCAGGTCGAGTCGACGATGCACGCCGCCTACCCCCGAGTCACCACCGCCCGCCCCCGGTCGCTGTCCGGCTCCGGCATGGCCGACGGCTGGGCCGCCGGCCAGCGCGCCGACCTCGGTGGCCGACCGGTCGAGAGAACGACGAAGGCCCGCCACCTCGAGAGGTGA
- a CDS encoding maleylpyruvate isomerase family mycothiol-dependent enzyme produces MTHDWHALLATATDDFTRTIGEVDPVAVVPSCPGWTVTDLVDHVGGVHQWAQHAVVEGNPEGQPESPAPGADLPSWYAGHATALRDTLTTVGPDVPAWTFGTERTAGWWLRRQTHETLMHTRDLLAAGDRVDEWTVEPALAWDGVAEVATEFYPRQVRLGRTDPLPGTLRLIATDVDAEPITIGAAEPVVEVRAPAAEVLLLLWHRRTSDDAAAAALLALPIAP; encoded by the coding sequence ATGACGCACGACTGGCACGCGCTCCTCGCGACGGCGACCGACGACTTCACCCGCACCATCGGCGAGGTCGACCCGGTCGCCGTCGTGCCGTCCTGCCCGGGCTGGACGGTGACCGACCTGGTCGACCACGTCGGCGGCGTCCACCAGTGGGCGCAGCACGCGGTGGTCGAGGGCAACCCCGAGGGTCAGCCCGAGTCGCCGGCGCCGGGCGCGGACCTGCCGAGCTGGTACGCCGGCCACGCAACCGCCCTGCGCGACACCCTCACCACGGTCGGCCCGGACGTGCCGGCCTGGACCTTCGGCACCGAGCGGACGGCCGGCTGGTGGCTGCGCCGGCAGACCCACGAGACGCTGATGCACACGCGCGACCTGCTCGCCGCCGGCGACCGCGTGGACGAGTGGACCGTCGAGCCGGCCCTCGCGTGGGACGGCGTCGCCGAGGTCGCGACCGAGTTCTACCCGCGCCAGGTCCGGCTCGGCCGCACCGACCCGCTGCCCGGCACGCTGCGCCTCATCGCCACCGACGTCGACGCCGAGCCCATCACGATCGGCGCGGCCGAGCCCGTGGTCGAGGTGCGCGCGCCCGCGGCCGAGGTGCTGCTCCTGCTGTGGCACCGGCGTACGTCGGACGACGCTGCGGCCGCCGCCCTGCTGGCGCTGCCGATCGCGCCCTAG
- the rpmJ gene encoding 50S ribosomal protein L36: MKVKPSVKPICDKCKVIRRHGRVMVICENPRHKQRQG; encoded by the coding sequence GTGAAGGTCAAGCCCAGCGTCAAGCCGATCTGCGACAAGTGCAAGGTGATCCGTCGCCACGGCCGCGTCATGGTGATCTGCGAGAACCCGCGTCACAAGCAGCGGCAGGGCTGA
- a CDS encoding class I SAM-dependent methyltransferase, whose product MPDEETEHYFSADPAAPYARETFTCEVWGRELTLVSGAGVFSRGHLDHATAVLFRETEPPVQGRFLDLGCGYGVIGLAIAAAVPLASVTAVEVNERAIALANENARAMGVNGRFIACRPDQVPTGEVYDEIWSNPPIRIGKEALHELLLTWLPRLAPGGRAVMVVGKNLGADSLQRWLGEQGFPTERLASAKGFRVLETRRAD is encoded by the coding sequence ATGCCTGACGAGGAGACCGAGCACTACTTCAGCGCGGACCCGGCGGCGCCGTACGCCCGTGAGACCTTCACCTGCGAGGTCTGGGGCCGCGAGCTGACCCTGGTCAGCGGCGCCGGCGTCTTCAGCCGCGGGCACCTCGACCACGCGACGGCGGTGCTCTTCCGGGAGACCGAGCCGCCGGTGCAGGGACGCTTCCTCGACCTGGGGTGCGGGTACGGCGTGATCGGGCTGGCGATCGCCGCCGCCGTACCCCTGGCGTCGGTCACCGCCGTCGAGGTCAACGAGCGCGCGATCGCCCTCGCCAACGAGAACGCCCGCGCGATGGGCGTCAACGGCCGCTTCATCGCGTGCCGCCCGGACCAGGTGCCCACCGGTGAGGTGTACGACGAGATCTGGTCGAACCCGCCGATCCGGATCGGCAAGGAGGCCCTGCACGAGCTGCTGCTGACCTGGCTGCCGCGGCTGGCCCCCGGCGGGCGCGCGGTGATGGTGGTCGGCAAGAACCTGGGCGCCGACTCGCTCCAGCGGTGGCTCGGCGAGCAGGGCTTCCCCACCGAGCGGCTCGCGAGCGCGAAGGGGTTCCGCGTCCTGGAGACGCGGCGCGCCGACTGA
- a CDS encoding FAD-dependent oxidoreductase, with protein MPSPSIVLISEEHPTEMLAGFARYQAEYDVRVARSCHEALLTTHDIVAEGGTVALFASESVLPDAEVLHCFHKLREKVPTARRVIACHWDRFLTDAPGLRAGMAKGKYDAFLLMPRGTRDEEFHNAITDLLSDWGSTVPDPEVVAVKIISPSRDGLTMAIRDFLDRMGMPSRVWEPDTDAGRYVLEKWGREPAYPLVCRANGEVIHATSVRDVAINVYGAPTEIDLEHVVDVAVVGGGPAGLAAAVYAASEGLSTVILEAEAIGGQAGTSSMIRNYLGFPRGISGMRLAQRARNQALRFGAQFFTGQVVDELRPGFDGDPHVLCTESGEVRARSVVISSGVAYRKLRVEPVEQLVGSGVYYGAAMTAAREMDGQDLYVVGGGNSAGQAAVHLARFARSVTILVRRPDLAETMSQYLIGEIEYNSRISVRTCTAVVDGGGDGRLEWLGLEDVRTGEREQVPAYGLFLLLGAEPRCDWLPPEVSRDERGFVLTGRDVPKERWTDGLPPENLATTVPGIFAAGDIRAGSMKRVASASGEGASVVPLVHAWLAPAPEGAPV; from the coding sequence GTGCCCAGTCCCTCGATCGTCCTCATCTCCGAGGAGCACCCCACCGAGATGCTCGCCGGCTTCGCGCGCTACCAGGCGGAGTACGACGTTCGGGTGGCCCGCTCCTGCCACGAGGCGCTGCTGACCACCCACGACATCGTCGCCGAGGGCGGCACGGTCGCGCTGTTCGCGAGCGAGTCCGTGCTGCCGGACGCGGAGGTCCTGCACTGCTTCCACAAGCTCCGCGAGAAGGTGCCCACCGCGCGACGCGTGATCGCCTGCCACTGGGACCGCTTCCTCACCGACGCACCCGGCCTGCGCGCCGGCATGGCCAAGGGCAAGTACGACGCGTTCCTCCTGATGCCGCGCGGCACGCGCGACGAGGAGTTCCACAACGCCATCACCGACCTGCTCTCCGACTGGGGATCGACCGTCCCCGACCCCGAGGTGGTCGCCGTCAAGATCATCTCGCCGTCGCGTGACGGGCTGACGATGGCGATCCGCGACTTCCTCGACCGGATGGGCATGCCGAGCCGCGTCTGGGAGCCCGACACCGACGCCGGACGCTACGTCCTCGAGAAGTGGGGTCGCGAGCCGGCGTACCCGCTCGTGTGCCGCGCCAACGGGGAGGTCATCCACGCCACGTCGGTGCGAGACGTCGCCATCAACGTCTACGGCGCCCCGACCGAGATCGACCTGGAGCACGTCGTCGACGTCGCCGTGGTCGGCGGCGGACCGGCCGGCCTCGCCGCCGCCGTCTACGCCGCGTCGGAGGGCCTCTCGACCGTGATCCTCGAGGCCGAGGCGATCGGCGGCCAGGCCGGCACCAGCTCGATGATCCGCAACTACCTCGGCTTCCCCCGCGGCATCTCCGGGATGCGGCTCGCCCAGCGGGCCCGCAACCAGGCGCTGCGCTTCGGCGCCCAGTTCTTCACCGGCCAGGTCGTCGACGAGCTGCGCCCCGGCTTCGACGGCGACCCGCACGTGCTGTGCACCGAGAGCGGGGAGGTCCGCGCCCGGTCGGTCGTCATCTCGAGCGGCGTCGCCTACCGCAAGCTGCGCGTCGAGCCCGTCGAGCAGCTCGTGGGGTCCGGTGTCTACTACGGCGCCGCGATGACGGCCGCCCGCGAGATGGACGGCCAGGACTTGTACGTCGTCGGCGGCGGCAACTCCGCCGGCCAGGCGGCCGTGCACCTGGCCCGGTTCGCCCGCTCGGTCACGATCCTGGTCCGCCGGCCCGACCTCGCCGAGACGATGTCGCAGTACCTGATCGGCGAGATCGAGTACAACTCCCGCATCTCCGTGCGCACCTGCACGGCGGTCGTCGACGGCGGTGGTGACGGGCGCCTGGAGTGGCTGGGACTCGAGGACGTGCGGACCGGCGAGCGCGAGCAGGTCCCGGCGTACGGCCTCTTCCTGCTGCTCGGCGCCGAGCCGCGCTGCGACTGGCTGCCACCCGAGGTGTCCCGCGACGAGCGCGGCTTCGTGCTCACGGGCCGCGACGTCCCCAAGGAGCGCTGGACCGACGGTCTGCCGCCCGAGAACCTCGCGACCACGGTGCCCGGCATCTTCGCGGCCGGCGACATCCGCGCGGGGTCGATGAAGCGGGTCGCCTCCGCGAGCGGTGAGGGTGCGTCCGTCGTACCCCTCGTGCACGCGTGGCTCGCGCCGGCGCCCGAGGGCGCTCCGGTCTAG
- a CDS encoding DNA-directed RNA polymerase subunit alpha, translated as MLIAQRPTLSEESVDEFRSRFVIEPLEPGFGYTLGNSLRRTLLSSIPGASVTSIKVDTVLHEFSTIEGVKEDVTEIILNLKGLVVSSEHDEPVTMYLRKSGAGDVTAADIAPPAGVEVHNPDLKIATLSDKGKLEMELVVERGRGYVSAVQNKGADNEIGRMPVDSIYSPVMKVTYKVEATRVEQRTDFDKLVIDVETKPSIRPRDAIASAGKTLVELFGLARELNVEAEGIDIGPSPVDEQLAADLALPVEDLQLTVRSYNCLKREGIHTVGELISRSEQDLLDIRNFGAKSIDEVKAKLVEMGLSLKDSAPGFDPHAALAAYGDDEDDAFVEDEQY; from the coding sequence GTGCTTATCGCACAGCGCCCCACCCTGTCGGAAGAGTCCGTCGACGAGTTCCGCTCGCGGTTCGTGATCGAGCCGCTGGAGCCTGGCTTCGGCTACACCCTCGGCAACTCGCTGCGGCGTACGCTCCTGAGCTCCATCCCGGGTGCGTCGGTCACCAGCATCAAGGTCGACACCGTCCTCCACGAGTTCTCGACGATCGAGGGCGTCAAGGAAGACGTCACCGAGATCATCCTCAACCTCAAGGGCCTGGTCGTCTCCTCGGAGCACGACGAGCCCGTCACCATGTACCTGCGCAAGTCGGGTGCCGGTGACGTGACCGCCGCTGACATCGCGCCCCCGGCCGGTGTCGAGGTCCACAACCCCGACCTCAAGATCGCCACGCTGTCCGACAAGGGCAAGCTGGAGATGGAGCTGGTCGTGGAGCGTGGCCGTGGCTACGTGTCCGCCGTCCAGAACAAGGGCGCGGACAACGAGATCGGCCGGATGCCGGTCGACTCGATCTACAGCCCGGTCATGAAGGTCACCTACAAGGTCGAGGCGACTCGTGTCGAGCAGCGCACCGACTTCGACAAGCTCGTCATCGACGTCGAGACCAAGCCGTCGATCCGTCCCCGCGACGCGATCGCCTCGGCCGGCAAGACCCTGGTCGAGCTCTTCGGCTTGGCGCGTGAGCTGAACGTCGAGGCCGAGGGCATCGACATCGGCCCGTCGCCCGTCGACGAGCAGCTCGCCGCCGACCTCGCCCTCCCGGTCGAGGACCTGCAGCTGACCGTTCGTTCCTACAACTGCCTCAAGCGCGAGGGCATCCACACCGTGGGTGAGCTCATCAGCCGCTCGGAGCAGGACCTGCTCGACATCCGCAACTTCGGTGCGAAGTCGATCGACGAGGTCAAGGCCAAGCTGGTCGAGATGGGCCTGTCCCTCAAGGACAGCGCGCCCGGCTTCGACCCGCACGCCGCTCTCGCGGCGTACGGCGACGACGAGGACGACGCCTTCGTCGAGGACGAGCAGTACTGA
- the rpsD gene encoding 30S ribosomal protein S4: MARYTGPMTRKSRRLGVDLVGGDSAFERRPYPPGQHGRARIKESEYRSQLQEKQKARFTYGVMEKQFHNYYVEASRRAGKTGDNLLQLLECRLDNVVYRAGFARTRRHARQLVNHGHFLVNGRKVDIPSFQVTAHDVIDVREKSLEMTPFIVARETHGERIVPAWLEAIPSRMRVLVHQVPVRAQIDLPVQEQLIVEYYSKK, from the coding sequence ATGGCCCGTTACACCGGACCCATGACCCGGAAGTCGCGCCGCCTCGGCGTCGACCTCGTCGGTGGCGACTCCGCTTTCGAGCGTCGCCCGTACCCCCCCGGCCAGCACGGCCGTGCGCGCATCAAGGAGAGCGAGTACCGCTCTCAGCTGCAGGAGAAGCAGAAGGCTCGCTTCACCTACGGCGTGATGGAGAAGCAGTTCCACAACTACTACGTCGAGGCATCGCGCCGCGCGGGCAAGACCGGCGACAACCTGCTGCAGCTGCTCGAGTGCCGCCTCGACAACGTCGTCTACCGCGCGGGCTTCGCCCGCACGCGTCGGCACGCTCGCCAGCTGGTCAACCACGGCCACTTCCTGGTGAACGGCCGGAAGGTCGACATCCCGTCCTTCCAGGTCACCGCTCACGACGTCATCGACGTCCGTGAGAAGTCGCTGGAGATGACGCCGTTCATCGTGGCTCGCGAGACCCACGGCGAGCGCATCGTCCCGGCGTGGCTCGAGGCGATCCCGTCCCGGATGCGCGTCCTCGTGCACCAGGTCCCGGTCCGTGCGCAGATCGATCTGCCGGTCCAGGAGCAGCTCATCGTCGAGTACTACTCGAAGAAGTGA
- a CDS encoding GntR family transcriptional regulator, translated as MQVHPLDSDSAVPPFEQLRHQIADRAASGDLPAGTRLPTVRALAAELGLAANTVAKAYRALETDGVISTEGRRGTFVSGASGNARDAAAAYVATARRLDLTLSEAIRLVEQSW; from the coding sequence ATGCAGGTCCACCCGCTCGACTCGGACTCGGCCGTCCCGCCCTTCGAGCAGCTGCGCCACCAGATCGCCGACCGAGCGGCCTCCGGCGACCTGCCCGCCGGCACCCGGCTGCCCACCGTCCGCGCGCTCGCCGCCGAGCTCGGGCTGGCGGCCAACACGGTCGCCAAGGCCTACCGGGCGCTCGAGACCGACGGCGTGATCAGCACCGAGGGGCGTCGCGGGACGTTCGTCTCCGGAGCGAGCGGCAACGCGCGCGACGCCGCGGCGGCGTACGTCGCCACCGCGCGCCGCCTCGACCTCACCCTGTCGGAGGCGATCCGCCTGGTCGAGCAGTCCTGGTAG
- a CDS encoding sigma-70 family RNA polymerase sigma factor: MRDTEARDRLAAIYDECAPRVYAYAVRHCGPVDADDVIAETFAVAWRRIDVVPEPAIGWLIVTARNVVNGRRRADRKHLELAGLAAETTRPDEPAAEDVAVRRREVLDALDSLSEREREALLLTAWDGLDHAAAAAVAGCSTRAFRARLMRARARLTAHLSETRTPERNPA, translated from the coding sequence GTGAGGGACACCGAGGCACGAGACCGGCTGGCGGCCATCTACGACGAGTGCGCTCCGCGAGTCTACGCGTACGCCGTGCGGCACTGCGGCCCGGTGGACGCCGACGACGTCATCGCCGAGACCTTTGCCGTCGCGTGGCGCCGGATCGACGTCGTACCCGAGCCGGCCATCGGCTGGTTGATCGTGACCGCTCGCAACGTGGTCAACGGTCGGCGTCGTGCCGACCGCAAGCACCTCGAGCTCGCCGGGCTGGCCGCCGAGACCACCCGTCCCGACGAACCGGCGGCCGAGGACGTCGCCGTACGGCGGCGCGAGGTGCTCGACGCCCTGGACTCCCTGTCCGAGCGCGAGCGCGAGGCGCTGCTCCTCACCGCCTGGGACGGACTCGACCACGCCGCGGCCGCCGCCGTGGCGGGCTGCAGCACCCGCGCGTTCCGTGCCCGCCTGATGCGGGCTCGGGCCCGCCTCACCGCCCACCTGTCCGAGACCCGTACGCCCGAGAGGAACCCCGCATGA
- the truA gene encoding tRNA pseudouridine(38-40) synthase TruA: MRIRIDLAYDGTDFRGWAVQPGLRTVQGELQVALATILRVESVSVVCAGRTDAGVHARGQVVHLEIEEPPDLDRLVRRLNGLLAPDVRVRRVSVAPEGFDARFSALRRHYAYRIADSAAALDPLTRAQVLAWHRRLDLDVMNEASALLVGRHDFASFCKQREGATTIRTLEQLSWVRDESGLVVGTVVADAFCHSMVRSLVGCLIAVGDGRKPVAWAGEVLRAAERHQGVTVLHAHGLTLERVDYPGDDEMAKRAEETRAKRVAADA; this comes from the coding sequence GTGCGCATCCGGATCGACCTCGCCTACGACGGCACCGACTTCCGTGGCTGGGCGGTCCAGCCGGGCCTGCGAACCGTGCAGGGCGAGCTCCAGGTCGCGCTCGCGACCATCCTCCGCGTGGAGTCGGTCTCGGTCGTCTGTGCGGGTCGCACCGACGCGGGCGTGCACGCGCGCGGCCAGGTCGTGCACCTCGAGATCGAGGAGCCGCCCGACCTGGACCGGTTGGTACGCCGCCTCAACGGGCTGCTCGCGCCCGACGTCCGGGTGCGGCGGGTGAGCGTCGCGCCCGAGGGCTTCGACGCCCGCTTCAGCGCGCTGCGCCGTCACTACGCCTACCGCATCGCCGACAGCGCGGCGGCGCTCGACCCGCTGACGAGGGCCCAGGTGCTCGCCTGGCACCGGCGGCTCGACCTCGACGTCATGAACGAGGCATCGGCCCTGCTGGTCGGCCGCCACGACTTCGCGTCGTTCTGCAAGCAGCGTGAGGGCGCCACCACGATCCGCACCCTGGAGCAGCTGTCGTGGGTGCGCGACGAGAGCGGCCTCGTCGTCGGCACCGTCGTCGCGGACGCCTTCTGCCACAGCATGGTCCGCTCGCTCGTCGGCTGCCTGATCGCCGTCGGCGACGGCCGCAAGCCGGTCGCGTGGGCCGGCGAGGTCCTCCGGGCCGCGGAGCGCCACCAGGGGGTGACCGTGCTGCACGCGCACGGGCTCACGCTGGAGCGGGTCGACTACCCGGGCGACGACGAGATGGCGAAGCGGGCCGAGGAGACGCGGGCGAAGCGGGTGGCGGCGGATGCCTGA
- the rplQ gene encoding 50S ribosomal protein L17 codes for MPKPTKGPRLGGSAAHQRLILSNLSTQLFEHRRITTTEARARALRPVAEKLITKAIKGDLHNRREVLKTIHDKSVVHVLFTEIAPAFAGRPGGYTRITKIGPRKGDNAPMAVIELVTEAYTPSAPKAKKAAPAAAAPAPVEDAPVEETASEETAVEEAPTEMVDEASPEASVVAEEEPVADEAPAEGEDKA; via the coding sequence ATGCCTAAGCCCACCAAGGGTCCCCGCCTCGGCGGTAGTGCCGCTCACCAGCGTCTGATCCTGTCGAACCTGTCGACGCAGCTCTTCGAGCACCGCCGGATCACGACGACCGAGGCTCGCGCCCGCGCGCTGCGCCCCGTCGCCGAGAAGCTGATCACCAAGGCGATCAAGGGCGACCTGCACAACCGTCGTGAGGTCCTCAAGACCATCCACGACAAGTCGGTCGTCCACGTGCTCTTCACCGAGATCGCGCCGGCCTTCGCCGGCCGTCCGGGTGGCTACACGCGGATCACGAAGATCGGTCCGCGCAAGGGCGACAACGCCCCCATGGCGGTCATCGAGCTGGTGACCGAGGCCTACACGCCGTCGGCGCCGAAGGCGAAGAAGGCCGCTCCGGCCGCTGCTGCCCCGGCTCCGGTCGAGGACGCTCCGGTCGAGGAGACCGCGTCCGAGGAGACCGCCGTCGAGGAGGCGCCGACCGAGATGGTCGACGAGGCCTCGCCGGAGGCGAGCGTCGTCGCCGAGGAGGAGCCCGTCGCCGACGAGGCTCCGGCCGAGGGCGAGGACAAGGCCTGA
- a CDS encoding PfkB family carbohydrate kinase, with protein MQRDVLVVGESLVDIVHAADGSSREYAGGSAANVAVALARLGRPVQFVTAWADDERGQVLADHLAGAGVRLATDPHVLARTATAAATLGADGAASYEFDLEWRIGPVDVDPPPLVVHTCSLGAVLEPGAADVVALVSRLREVATISYDINARPAITGTGPGVVALVERMVAVSDLVKASDEDLAALYPGVGIEEAARRLLSLGPVAVVVTRGPDGATWFGADTTVDVASLPVEVADTIGAGDTFGAATLDALWDRGRLGSGQRAALASLPASEVAEVLAHAAGAAAVTVSRPGADPPYRSELSGAS; from the coding sequence ATGCAACGCGACGTGCTGGTGGTGGGTGAGTCCCTGGTCGACATCGTGCACGCGGCCGACGGCTCGAGCAGGGAGTACGCCGGCGGCAGCGCGGCCAACGTCGCCGTCGCGCTCGCGCGGCTCGGGCGTCCGGTGCAGTTCGTGACGGCCTGGGCCGACGACGAGCGGGGCCAGGTCCTGGCCGACCACCTCGCGGGCGCGGGCGTGCGGCTCGCGACGGACCCACACGTGCTGGCTCGCACCGCGACGGCCGCTGCGACGCTCGGCGCCGACGGCGCGGCGTCGTACGAGTTCGACCTGGAATGGCGGATCGGACCCGTCGACGTGGACCCGCCGCCCCTGGTGGTGCACACCTGCTCGCTCGGTGCCGTCCTCGAGCCCGGTGCCGCCGACGTCGTCGCGCTGGTGTCCCGCCTGCGCGAGGTCGCGACGATCAGCTACGACATCAACGCCCGGCCGGCCATCACCGGCACCGGGCCGGGCGTCGTCGCACTGGTCGAGCGGATGGTCGCGGTCAGCGACCTGGTGAAGGCGTCGGACGAGGACCTGGCCGCGCTCTACCCGGGCGTCGGCATCGAGGAGGCCGCCCGTCGCCTGCTGAGCCTCGGGCCGGTGGCCGTGGTCGTGACCCGTGGTCCGGACGGTGCCACCTGGTTCGGCGCCGACACGACCGTCGACGTGGCGTCGCTGCCCGTCGAGGTCGCCGACACGATCGGCGCGGGGGACACCTTCGGAGCCGCCACCCTCGACGCTCTCTGGGACCGCGGCCGGCTCGGCTCCGGGCAGCGGGCCGCGCTGGCCAGCCTGCCCGCGAGCGAGGTCGCCGAGGTGCTGGCGCACGCGGCGGGCGCCGCGGCCGTGACGGTGTCACGCCCGGGCGCGGACCCGCCGTACCGCTCGGAGCTCTCAGGCGCGTCCTAG
- the infA gene encoding translation initiation factor IF-1, whose product MPKKEGVIELEGTITEALPNAMFRVELSNGHKVLAHISGKMRQHYIRILPEDRVVVELSPYDLTRGRIVYRYK is encoded by the coding sequence ATGCCGAAGAAAGAAGGCGTGATCGAGCTCGAGGGCACCATTACGGAAGCCCTGCCCAATGCCATGTTCCGCGTCGAGCTGAGCAATGGCCACAAGGTCCTCGCCCACATCAGCGGCAAGATGCGCCAGCACTACATCCGGATCCTCCCCGAGGACCGCGTGGTGGTGGAGCTCTCTCCGTACGACCTCACGCGAGGTCGGATCGTCTACCGCTACAAGTAA
- the rpsM gene encoding 30S ribosomal protein S13, producing the protein MARLVGVDLPRDKRIEIALTYIYGIGRTRAQQLLETTGVSPNLRVHELGDEELVKLRDAIEANFKIEGDLRREVQADIRRKIEIGSYQGRRHRQGLPVRGQRTKTNARTRKGPKRTVAGKKKAK; encoded by the coding sequence ATGGCACGCCTCGTTGGTGTTGACCTCCCGCGCGACAAGCGCATCGAGATCGCACTTACCTACATCTACGGCATCGGCCGTACCCGCGCCCAGCAGCTCCTGGAGACCACCGGGGTCAGCCCCAACCTCCGCGTGCACGAGCTGGGAGACGAAGAGCTGGTCAAGCTCCGCGACGCGATCGAAGCCAACTTCAAGATCGAGGGTGACCTCCGTCGCGAGGTCCAGGCTGACATCCGTCGCAAGATCGAGATCGGCAGCTACCAGGGTCGCCGCCACCGCCAGGGCCTCCCGGTCCGCGGCCAGCGCACCAAGACCAACGCTCGTACCCGCAAGGGCCCGAAGCGCACGGTTGCCGGCAAGAAGAAGGCCAAGTGA